A region of Allocoleopsis franciscana PCC 7113 DNA encodes the following proteins:
- the rplL gene encoding 50S ribosomal protein L7/L12 has translation MSVKTMEILEQLKSLTILETSELVKQIEETFGVDASTTKVIPGIPIQPEIVVGDEPLQTEFDVVLEEVPADKKIAILKVVRTLTGLALKEAKDFVESAPKVVKEAVELDAAEDIKQQLEAAGAKVSLK, from the coding sequence ATGTCTGTTAAGACGATGGAAATTCTGGAGCAGTTAAAATCCTTAACAATACTCGAAACATCTGAACTTGTTAAGCAGATTGAAGAGACTTTTGGTGTAGATGCTTCAACAACTAAGGTGATACCTGGAATTCCAATTCAGCCAGAGATTGTGGTAGGTGATGAACCTCTACAGACCGAGTTTGATGTGGTGTTAGAGGAAGTCCCTGCTGATAAGAAGATTGCAATTCTTAAGGTAGTACGAACTTTGACGGGTTTAGCTTTGAAGGAAGCGAAAGACTTTGTGGAGTCAGCACCAAAAGTGGTAAAAGAAGCTGTTGAACTCGACGCCGCTGAAGACATCAAGCAACAATTGGAAGCAGCAGGGGCAAAAGTTTCTCTCAAGTAA
- a CDS encoding DNA cytosine methyltransferase, producing the protein MHSSRRPVAIDLFAGAGGFSLGIEQAGFDVAVAVEHDPIHGLVHAFNFPQTKVLCADVAQLSGQDIQKAVGEWAAKNRQPTGSRHDPLSTIPIDLVFGGPPCQGFSVIGKRQLDDVRNTLIFEFCRIVKELQPRYFVMENVPGLRMPKYSPILEQLMCEFEAAGYEITEPIQVLNAANFGVPQQRRRLFVLGTQVGLNKLTYPEPDLRSPSQYITVKDAIADLPNLDDFDELHHIDSIQLTPEQLYSIHEQATVYVKRLRGLSCDLTNFAYSRWWNPTTLTSSMQTRHTERSIERFQETPPGKIESISRLRRLDWHKPCYTLRAGTGSDRGAYTSPRPIHPEYPRVISVREAARLHSFPDWFRFHITKWHGFREVGNAVPPLLARALGSQILAALEVKPLLPQVSLELGNPQLLKLSQLQASKYWKAKIDD; encoded by the coding sequence ATGCATTCATCACGCCGACCCGTGGCAATTGATTTATTTGCCGGTGCCGGTGGCTTTTCCCTAGGGATTGAGCAGGCGGGGTTTGATGTCGCTGTAGCAGTTGAACACGACCCGATTCATGGGTTAGTACATGCGTTCAACTTTCCCCAAACCAAGGTTTTATGTGCAGATGTCGCTCAATTGTCAGGTCAAGATATTCAGAAGGCTGTAGGAGAGTGGGCTGCGAAGAACAGGCAACCAACAGGAAGCCGTCATGATCCTCTCTCCACAATTCCCATTGACTTAGTCTTTGGTGGGCCACCTTGCCAGGGATTCTCTGTGATTGGTAAACGTCAACTCGATGACGTACGTAACACCCTGATCTTTGAATTTTGCCGTATCGTGAAAGAACTTCAACCCCGCTACTTTGTGATGGAGAATGTACCGGGCTTACGGATGCCGAAATACTCCCCTATCCTAGAGCAGTTGATGTGTGAGTTTGAAGCGGCAGGGTATGAAATTACAGAACCAATACAGGTTTTGAATGCTGCTAATTTTGGTGTCCCGCAGCAGCGGCGACGTTTATTCGTACTGGGTACCCAGGTGGGACTGAACAAACTCACGTATCCTGAGCCAGATCTGCGATCGCCTTCTCAATATATAACCGTAAAAGATGCGATCGCAGATTTACCCAACCTCGATGATTTTGATGAACTCCACCATATAGACTCAATTCAACTCACCCCCGAACAACTGTACTCAATCCATGAGCAAGCGACAGTCTACGTCAAAAGACTGCGGGGTTTGTCCTGTGATCTCACTAATTTTGCCTATTCTCGATGGTGGAATCCAACGACGTTGACAAGTTCCATGCAAACTCGGCACACCGAACGGTCAATTGAGCGTTTTCAGGAGACACCCCCAGGAAAGATAGAATCAATCAGCCGCTTACGACGCCTAGATTGGCATAAACCTTGCTATACCTTAAGAGCTGGAACGGGTTCAGATCGTGGTGCTTATACCTCCCCTCGTCCCATTCATCCTGAGTACCCACGAGTAATTTCCGTGCGAGAGGCAGCGCGACTGCACTCATTCCCCGACTGGTTCCGTTTCCACATCACCAAATGGCATGGTTTTCGAGAGGTCGGTAATGCCGTGCCCCCACTTTTAGCACGAGCCTTGGGTAGCCAAATCCTTGCCGCATTGGAGGTAAAACCCTTATTACCACAGGTATCTTTAGAACTTGGCAATCCTCAGTTGCTTAAATTGAGCCAGCTACAAGCATCCAAGTATTGGAAAGCAAAGATCGATGATTGA
- a CDS encoding TMEM14 family protein gives MNNLFVIATWSILVYGIVVLLGGVMGYVKAKSQVSLFSGVASGIALLVAWFICRQIPLVGLGLATFLGLVLFIVFVIRFFKTRAFMPAGLMTLFSLAATVIFLLGLLSGGGLLT, from the coding sequence ATGAACAATTTGTTTGTAATTGCGACTTGGTCTATCCTGGTTTACGGAATTGTCGTCCTGCTGGGCGGTGTAATGGGGTATGTTAAAGCCAAGAGCCAAGTGTCACTGTTTAGCGGTGTAGCGAGTGGGATTGCATTACTAGTTGCTTGGTTCATCTGTCGCCAAATTCCGTTAGTCGGGTTGGGATTGGCAACCTTTTTGGGTTTGGTTCTGTTTATCGTCTTCGTCATTCGCTTTTTCAAAACCCGTGCTTTTATGCCAGCGGGATTAATGACGTTATTTTCTCTGGCTGCTACCGTTATATTTTTACTGGGCTTGCTCTCCGGAGGTGGCTTGTTAACTTAG
- a CDS encoding DUF760 domain-containing protein: MVFNPDFLSSQPEDEQANPLLNYLQHQSPDVLSRVAKSATPEIQQIISQNVQGLVGMLPSENFNVQITTDRENLAGLLASAMMTGYFLRQMEQRMELETALIDSVPLRREPRHGEKSDNSAKRPEQ; this comes from the coding sequence ATGGTATTTAACCCTGACTTTCTCAGTTCCCAACCGGAAGATGAGCAAGCTAACCCACTGCTGAACTATCTTCAGCACCAATCTCCGGACGTTTTGTCCCGGGTTGCCAAATCCGCAACCCCAGAGATTCAACAAATCATCTCTCAGAACGTTCAGGGACTGGTTGGGATGCTGCCTTCAGAAAACTTCAACGTCCAAATTACCACTGATCGGGAAAACTTAGCCGGCTTGCTAGCTTCAGCAATGATGACTGGCTACTTCTTGCGTCAGATGGAACAACGAATGGAACTGGAAACAGCGCTCATCGACTCAGTTCCTTTGCGTCGAGAACCCCGTCACGGTGAGAAATCCGATAACTCTGCCAAACGACCTGAGCAGTAA
- the scpB gene encoding SMC-Scp complex subunit ScpB — protein sequence MPRLATQIEAILYLKGKPLSIAEIAEFAGCDKDTIEDALIELMADYAHRDSALEVIETPAGYSLQLRSSFQDLMQNLVPAELGVGALRTLAAIALKKTIAQTDLIELRGSGAYQHIQELIALGFVQRRRQTDGRSYWLQVTDKFHEHFELEQLLPPVEQPS from the coding sequence ATGCCTCGCCTAGCTACCCAGATAGAAGCCATACTCTACCTGAAGGGAAAGCCCCTTTCGATCGCAGAAATTGCTGAATTTGCCGGATGCGACAAGGACACGATTGAAGACGCCCTAATTGAACTCATGGCAGACTATGCCCACCGAGATAGCGCCCTGGAAGTGATTGAAACACCTGCCGGTTACAGCTTACAGTTAAGGTCATCATTTCAAGACTTAATGCAAAATTTAGTTCCTGCTGAATTAGGTGTGGGTGCTTTAAGAACTTTAGCCGCGATCGCACTGAAAAAAACCATTGCCCAAACGGATCTGATTGAACTGAGAGGTAGTGGTGCCTACCAACATATTCAAGAACTGATTGCCCTCGGATTCGTCCAGAGACGCCGCCAAACCGATGGTCGTTCCTACTGGTTACAAGTCACGGATAAATTTCATGAACACTTTGAATTAGAGCAACTCCTTCCACCAGTAGAGCAGCCGTCCTAA
- a CDS encoding ABC transporter ATP-binding protein has product MPSAVSLQNVHKTYDKVPVVNDLSFTIESGEMFGLLGPNGAGKSTTIRMLTTLTRPSSGQIEVAGYDVVRNRQQVKENIGVVLQQISVDADLTVWENMELHGRLHHIPNPKRQRLINQWLEYVELADRRDSLVKTLSGGMKRRLQIARALLHEPKVLFLDEPTVGLDPQTRRRLWEIIRDLNKQGMTMLLTTHYMDEVEFLCNRIGIMDAGQLIELGTLQQLKAQHGEGLVMKQVGERFEYKFFPDLAQANAYLDSLPDKTGIMVRPSNLEDIFVERTGRQLD; this is encoded by the coding sequence ATGCCATCTGCCGTTTCCCTTCAGAACGTCCACAAAACCTACGACAAAGTCCCCGTTGTTAACGACCTCTCCTTCACCATCGAATCGGGAGAGATGTTTGGCCTACTCGGCCCCAATGGTGCTGGCAAATCTACCACCATTCGGATGCTAACCACCCTGACTCGACCCAGTTCTGGTCAAATTGAGGTTGCGGGTTACGATGTTGTACGCAACAGACAACAAGTGAAAGAGAATATCGGCGTTGTATTGCAACAAATTAGCGTCGATGCCGACCTCACCGTCTGGGAAAACATGGAACTGCACGGACGCTTACACCACATTCCGAATCCCAAGCGTCAGCGGCTGATTAATCAATGGTTAGAGTATGTTGAATTGGCAGATCGACGCGATAGTTTAGTCAAAACCCTTTCGGGTGGCATGAAGCGCCGCCTACAAATTGCTAGGGCGCTATTGCACGAACCCAAAGTTCTGTTTTTGGATGAACCTACCGTAGGACTTGATCCCCAAACCCGCCGCCGCCTCTGGGAAATTATTCGCGATTTGAATAAACAGGGGATGACGATGTTACTCACCACCCACTATATGGATGAGGTGGAGTTTTTATGCAATCGCATTGGGATTATGGACGCCGGACAACTCATTGAACTCGGAACTCTCCAACAACTCAAAGCACAACATGGAGAGGGATTGGTGATGAAACAAGTTGGGGAACGTTTTGAGTACAAATTCTTTCCTGACTTAGCACAAGCGAATGCCTACTTGGATAGCTTACCGGATAAAACCGGTATCATGGTTCGTCCCTCTAACCTAGAAGATATCTTTGTTGAGCGTACCGGACGCCAATTGGATTGA
- a CDS encoding 5'-methylthioadenosine/S-adenosylhomocysteine nucleosidase family protein — translation MTDSPLPEIILVPQGAEYQAVCRGLSGVQPTKPLVLPIPVGSKPVTLYLEQWQQTEAFLSKKPKSILIMGLGGSLSSQLAIGDVVLYHKCAYQSSDATPVWRCFDGELTWLLQDKLKAGVSLVKGFTSDRIICSADEKRHLGQLYDTQVVDMEGFAALEVLSQAGVPVAMLRVISDDSRHNLPNLTSALTPEGALQPLPLAIALIRQPIAATRLIRGAMQGLRVLQNVTMRLFSQ, via the coding sequence ATGACCGATTCCCCACTCCCCGAAATTATTCTGGTTCCTCAAGGAGCCGAATATCAGGCCGTCTGTCGAGGTTTAAGCGGTGTTCAGCCTACAAAACCGTTAGTGCTGCCCATTCCCGTTGGCTCTAAGCCTGTCACACTTTATCTGGAACAATGGCAACAGACCGAGGCTTTTCTGTCAAAGAAGCCTAAAAGCATTTTGATCATGGGTTTAGGTGGAAGTTTATCGTCTCAATTGGCTATTGGGGATGTTGTTCTATATCACAAATGTGCTTATCAGTCAAGTGATGCTACTCCTGTATGGCGCTGCTTTGATGGCGAACTGACCTGGTTATTGCAGGACAAGCTAAAAGCAGGGGTTTCTCTGGTGAAGGGGTTCACGAGCGATCGCATTATTTGTTCTGCTGACGAAAAACGCCATCTTGGTCAACTCTACGATACCCAAGTGGTCGATATGGAAGGATTTGCGGCTTTGGAGGTTCTCTCTCAAGCTGGAGTGCCAGTCGCCATGCTACGAGTGATCAGCGACGACTCTCGCCACAACCTGCCCAATCTTACATCCGCACTCACCCCTGAGGGTGCGCTTCAACCTTTACCCTTAGCGATCGCCCTGATACGGCAACCCATTGCCGCTACCCGTCTAATTCGGGGAGCGATGCAGGGATTACGAGTGTTACAAAACGTGACAATGAGGCTGTTTTCTCAATAG
- a CDS encoding efflux RND transporter permease subunit has product MVEPTRKKALRERFNISQLAIEFPWLSISFWIAVTVAGILAFSSLKYALFPDITFPVVVVNASAPLKTALDTESQLTNPIEQQLKSLEKLDESRSSSYPGQSVVSLSFAVGTNLENVSRQVETSLKNLKLPAGATFKVIPLNLNESAVVSYAIQSSSQNLTDLAKLAKDKIVPAISQIPGVLKVELLGEPPSSPLSLSSASQALGQGATLVRFNGQDALGFQVIKRGDANTLDVVSQVEKEVEKLKSNLSGVKLTLASTQADYIREATHATIDALILAVVLSVLVIFPFLWNLRATLITALAIPISLLGTFIVMAIFGFNLETITLLALALVIGIIVDDAIVDVENITRHIENGETPRRAAIIATKEIGVTVSAATFTIVAVFLPVGLMGGVLGQFFKPFGITVSAAVLTSLLVARTLSPLLASRWLKPTSTNRREGNGSRFEQWYRNLLAWSLHHRWMVVGLAVLSLAIGLGLIPLIPKGFIPKLDRGEFNITYTAPLPTIPKELSSASSLGGMPSTSPNGESSSPLAGASNFPAPADLQKSLTAAQNGSLSPDAVQALRQAQAASAFNPLNDSLQVAKQLDDFVRKSPQVKDVFTIVGSRQGEPNKGRLYVKLNSDRTLKTADVQNQLRDSLPQIAGVTTSIEDIQFVDTGGDKPLKLALLGDNLEELNRTANQLKQRLEKRPEFTDVTSSTTANQPGTILEIQHDNTRRTASVGANLGQNATLGNATDRMVAEAKAVLPAGITLDLGGDSARSSQILGSFGTTLGLSVLCILVVLALLFQSWLDPLVIMFSLPLSIVGAMLGLLITRSDFGMISLIGIIFLIGLINKNAILIVDYINQLRKSGLNQTEAILQACPVRLRPILMTTASTILGMLPLALGLGAGAELRAPMAVAIIGGLTTATLLSLIVVPVVYAVLDDLRSRFSKGKRFV; this is encoded by the coding sequence ATGGTAGAGCCGACTCGCAAAAAAGCCCTAAGAGAGCGATTTAATATTTCCCAGTTAGCGATCGAGTTTCCCTGGTTGAGTATCAGCTTTTGGATTGCGGTGACTGTCGCAGGGATATTGGCTTTCAGTTCTCTAAAGTATGCGTTGTTCCCGGATATTACCTTTCCCGTGGTGGTGGTGAATGCCTCTGCGCCACTCAAAACGGCTCTGGATACCGAAAGTCAACTGACTAATCCCATTGAGCAACAACTGAAATCCTTAGAAAAGCTGGATGAGAGCCGTTCTTCCTCCTATCCTGGTCAAAGCGTCGTCAGTTTATCGTTTGCGGTGGGGACGAACCTGGAAAATGTCAGTCGTCAGGTGGAAACGTCACTGAAGAATTTAAAGCTGCCTGCGGGAGCAACGTTTAAGGTGATTCCCCTCAACTTGAACGAATCTGCGGTTGTGAGTTACGCCATCCAAAGTTCATCCCAAAACCTGACGGATTTAGCGAAGCTTGCCAAGGACAAAATTGTGCCTGCTATCTCCCAAATACCGGGAGTCCTGAAAGTTGAGCTACTGGGTGAACCCCCTTCATCACCTCTGTCTCTCTCATCAGCCAGTCAGGCTCTCGGTCAAGGGGCGACCTTAGTGCGATTTAATGGTCAAGATGCCCTAGGGTTTCAAGTCATCAAGCGGGGGGATGCGAACACGCTGGATGTGGTGAGTCAAGTGGAAAAAGAGGTTGAGAAGCTCAAATCTAACCTGTCCGGCGTAAAACTCACCCTTGCCTCAACTCAGGCTGACTATATTCGCGAGGCAACTCACGCGACGATTGATGCGTTGATTCTTGCGGTAGTGCTATCGGTTTTAGTGATTTTTCCCTTCTTGTGGAACCTACGAGCAACACTGATTACAGCATTGGCGATTCCCATCTCCCTGTTGGGGACATTTATCGTCATGGCGATTTTTGGCTTCAATCTAGAAACCATCACGTTGCTGGCATTGGCGCTAGTGATTGGGATTATCGTCGATGATGCGATCGTCGATGTGGAGAACATCACCCGGCATATTGAAAATGGAGAAACGCCTCGTCGTGCAGCGATCATCGCCACAAAAGAAATTGGTGTCACGGTTTCAGCCGCTACCTTTACCATCGTGGCGGTGTTTCTGCCAGTGGGTTTAATGGGAGGTGTACTGGGACAGTTCTTTAAGCCTTTTGGGATAACGGTTTCAGCCGCAGTACTGACCTCATTGCTGGTTGCTCGAACGCTATCGCCGTTATTAGCATCCCGATGGCTGAAACCCACAAGTACTAACCGACGAGAGGGTAACGGGTCTCGCTTTGAACAATGGTACCGAAACTTACTGGCTTGGTCTTTGCATCACCGATGGATGGTGGTGGGATTGGCAGTTTTGAGTTTGGCGATCGGTTTAGGGTTAATTCCGCTAATTCCCAAGGGGTTTATTCCCAAACTCGATCGCGGTGAATTCAATATTACTTATACGGCTCCTTTACCCACCATTCCCAAAGAACTTTCCTCCGCTTCATCCTTAGGGGGGATGCCATCAACGTCGCCTAATGGTGAATCTTCCTCACCTTTAGCGGGAGCCAGTAATTTTCCTGCCCCCGCCGATTTGCAGAAATCTCTTACTGCTGCCCAGAATGGCTCTCTTTCACCGGATGCTGTACAGGCATTACGGCAAGCTCAAGCGGCTTCCGCGTTTAATCCCCTCAATGATTCGCTTCAGGTGGCTAAGCAGTTGGATGATTTTGTGCGGAAATCGCCTCAAGTCAAGGATGTCTTTACCATTGTCGGGTCGCGTCAGGGGGAACCGAATAAGGGTAGACTCTATGTGAAACTCAATAGCGACCGCACCCTGAAAACAGCGGACGTGCAAAACCAATTGCGCGACTCGTTGCCCCAGATTGCCGGTGTCACGACGAGTATTGAAGATATTCAATTTGTGGATACGGGTGGGGACAAACCGCTCAAGTTAGCGTTACTGGGGGACAACCTCGAAGAACTCAACCGCACGGCTAACCAACTCAAACAGCGGCTTGAGAAACGGCCTGAATTTACGGATGTAACCTCTAGTACGACAGCCAATCAACCAGGCACAATCTTGGAAATTCAGCATGATAACACTCGCCGCACTGCTTCTGTCGGTGCCAATTTGGGACAAAATGCGACATTAGGAAATGCAACGGATCGTATGGTTGCAGAAGCCAAAGCGGTTCTCCCTGCTGGAATCACCCTTGATTTAGGCGGAGATTCTGCCCGGAGTAGCCAAATTTTAGGCAGTTTTGGTACAACGTTGGGGCTGTCAGTTTTATGCATTCTGGTGGTGTTGGCGTTGCTATTTCAAAGCTGGCTTGACCCCCTGGTGATTATGTTCTCTCTGCCGTTATCCATTGTCGGGGCAATGCTAGGGTTACTAATCACTCGTAGCGATTTCGGCATGATTTCCCTGATCGGTATCATTTTTTTGATCGGGCTAATCAACAAAAATGCCATCTTGATTGTGGATTACATCAACCAGTTACGAAAATCTGGGTTGAATCAGACTGAAGCGATTCTTCAAGCCTGCCCCGTAAGACTGCGACCGATTCTCATGACGACAGCGTCCACCATTTTGGGAATGCTGCCACTGGCATTAGGTTTGGGGGCGGGGGCTGAGTTACGGGCACCGATGGCGGTGGCAATTATTGGTGGATTAACCACAGCCACACTGTTGAGCCTGATTGTTGTTCCCGTTGTCTATGCTGTGCTGGACGATTTACGCAGTCGATTCTCCAAAGGTAAGAGGTTTGTCTGA
- the hpnA gene encoding hopanoid-associated sugar epimerase, which yields MVTQVFVTGGTGFIGANLVRLLVQQGYAVKALVRPSSCLDNLQNLDVEIVQGDLNDSQLWQLMEGCQALFHVAAHYSLWQADQEVLYRHNVLGTRNVLAAARQAGIERIVYTSSVAAIGVGAAGEIVDETHQSPVDSLVGHYKKSKFLAEQEARIAVEACQDIVIVNPSSPIGPFDIKPTPTGDIVLRFLRREMPFYLDTGLNFIDVRDVAWGHLLALERGKTGDRYILGNQNLTLKQLLDQLAQLTGMSAPKHTVPAWLPLSVAWIDERILAPLGKTPDVPLDGVRMARQRMYYDASKAVRELGLPQSPLSTALKDAVDWFVNQGYVEIDTLRL from the coding sequence ATGGTAACGCAGGTCTTTGTTACGGGAGGCACGGGGTTTATCGGTGCAAATTTGGTACGGTTGTTGGTGCAACAAGGGTATGCCGTGAAAGCCCTTGTCCGTCCTTCCAGTTGTTTAGATAACCTGCAAAATCTAGACGTGGAGATTGTCCAAGGGGATTTAAACGATTCCCAGTTGTGGCAGTTGATGGAGGGGTGTCAGGCACTGTTTCACGTTGCCGCTCACTATTCCCTGTGGCAAGCTGACCAAGAGGTACTTTATCGCCATAATGTCTTAGGCACCCGAAACGTTTTAGCGGCTGCTCGTCAAGCTGGGATTGAACGAATTGTTTACACCAGTTCGGTTGCAGCGATTGGGGTGGGTGCTGCGGGTGAGATTGTGGATGAAACTCATCAAAGCCCTGTGGATAGCTTGGTGGGTCATTATAAAAAGTCTAAATTCCTGGCGGAGCAGGAAGCAAGGATTGCGGTTGAGGCGTGTCAAGATATTGTGATTGTCAATCCAAGCAGTCCCATTGGCCCATTTGATATTAAACCGACGCCAACGGGTGATATAGTATTGCGTTTTCTGCGGCGGGAAATGCCCTTTTATTTAGATACGGGGCTAAATTTTATCGATGTGCGGGATGTGGCGTGGGGACACTTGTTAGCACTCGAACGGGGGAAAACAGGCGATCGCTACATTTTAGGCAATCAAAACCTGACCTTAAAACAACTCCTCGATCAACTCGCGCAACTTACAGGGATGAGTGCTCCAAAACATACGGTACCCGCTTGGTTACCTTTGAGTGTGGCTTGGATTGATGAACGAATTCTCGCGCCGTTGGGTAAAACGCCTGATGTTCCCTTGGATGGCGTGAGGATGGCGCGTCAACGCATGTATTATGATGCCTCAAAAGCCGTTCGAGAATTGGGATTACCTCAGTCTCCTCTCTCAACGGCACTCAAGGATGCTGTAGATTGGTTCGTGAATCAGGGATATGTCGAGATTGACACTCTCCGGCTTTAA
- the sbcD gene encoding exonuclease subunit SbcD, with product MIKILHLSDIHMGSGFSHGRINPSTGLNTRLEDFVNTLSTCIDRAISEPVDLVLFGGDAFPDATPPPYVQEAFASQFRRLVDADIPTVLLVGNHDQHSQGQGGASLCIYRTLGVPGFVVGDAIATHHIQTVNGSVQVITLPWLTRSTLLTRPETEGLALAEVNELLTQRLDPVLEAEIRRLDPEVPTVLLAHLMADRANLGAERFLAVGKGFTIPLSMLTRPCFDYVALGHVHRHQNLNPSNDPPVIYPGSIERVDFSEEKEDKGYVLVELERGRAQWEFCPLPVRPFQTIEVDVSEATDPQSALIKAIGKKKIQDAVVRLIYKLRSEQLDLIDNTAIHQSLSDAHSYTIRPELVSQLARPRLPELGVGSTINPMDALCTYLENRQDLKDISKEMMEAAHRLLAGEDDSWLDIAELDYRSNLAES from the coding sequence ATGATTAAAATTCTTCACCTATCCGATATCCACATGGGTAGTGGATTTTCCCACGGACGGATTAACCCCAGCACTGGACTTAATACACGGTTAGAAGATTTCGTCAATACCCTTTCGACCTGTATTGATCGAGCCATTTCTGAACCTGTTGATCTGGTGCTATTCGGAGGAGATGCCTTTCCCGACGCGACACCGCCCCCCTATGTTCAAGAAGCCTTTGCCAGCCAGTTTCGTCGATTGGTGGATGCTGACATTCCCACCGTGCTGCTAGTGGGCAACCATGACCAGCATTCCCAAGGTCAAGGGGGGGCTAGTTTATGCATCTATCGTACTTTAGGTGTGCCTGGATTTGTCGTTGGGGATGCGATCGCCACTCACCATATCCAAACCGTCAACGGCTCCGTACAGGTGATTACCCTCCCCTGGCTGACTCGTTCCACCCTCCTAACTCGCCCAGAAACCGAAGGTTTAGCCCTTGCGGAGGTCAATGAGTTATTAACCCAGCGCCTCGACCCAGTATTAGAAGCGGAAATTCGGCGTCTTGACCCAGAAGTGCCAACCGTTCTTCTCGCTCACTTAATGGCAGACCGCGCTAATTTAGGAGCTGAGCGCTTCCTCGCCGTAGGCAAGGGTTTCACAATTCCTCTTTCGATGCTGACGCGCCCTTGCTTTGATTATGTGGCTCTAGGACACGTCCACCGGCATCAAAATCTCAACCCATCTAATGACCCACCTGTCATTTACCCTGGCAGCATTGAGCGGGTAGACTTCAGTGAAGAAAAAGAAGACAAGGGTTATGTGCTAGTTGAGTTGGAACGAGGTCGCGCTCAGTGGGAATTTTGCCCGTTGCCAGTGCGTCCTTTTCAGACCATAGAGGTGGATGTTTCGGAAGCCACCGATCCTCAAAGCGCATTAATTAAAGCAATTGGCAAAAAGAAGATTCAAGATGCCGTCGTGCGGCTGATCTACAAGCTACGTTCTGAACAACTGGATTTAATCGACAATACTGCTATCCATCAATCCTTGAGTGACGCCCACAGCTATACTATTCGTCCGGAGTTAGTCAGTCAGCTAGCTCGTCCTCGCTTACCCGAACTGGGTGTTGGGAGTACCATTAACCCGATGGATGCTCTGTGTACCTATTTAGAAAATCGTCAAGACCTCAAGGATATCTCGAAGGAGATGATGGAGGCGGCACATCGGTTACTTGCTGGGGAGGATGATAGCTGGTTAGACATCGCTGAGCTTGATTATCGTTCTAATTTAGCTGAATCTTAA
- a CDS encoding HAD family hydrolase: protein MLKAILFDLDGTLVNTDPLHYQTWQEVLRDYGMEIDRTFYKAKISGRLNPVIIQDLLPQLSFEAGQQLANSKEARFREIALSLYRQKAEGRPEFIRGQKVY, encoded by the coding sequence ATGCTCAAAGCAATTCTCTTTGACCTGGATGGTACTCTCGTAAACACTGACCCCTTGCACTACCAAACTTGGCAGGAAGTTTTACGGGACTATGGGATGGAAATCGACCGCACATTTTATAAAGCCAAGATTAGCGGACGACTGAACCCTGTAATTATTCAGGATTTGTTACCCCAGCTATCCTTTGAAGCTGGACAGCAATTGGCTAACTCAAAGGAGGCACGTTTTCGAGAAATTGCTTTGAGCCTATATCGGCAAAAGGCAGAAGGCAGACCGGAGTTCATACGAGGACAGAAGGTTTATTGA